The Saccharomyces eubayanus strain FM1318 chromosome XIII, whole genome shotgun sequence DNA segment CTGTTgtttctgattttgaagttttggCTACTTTTAGATACGATCCTGGTTTTACACGCTGtttatcttcaaaaaacaatatattTGAGTGCCCTGCTGTTGAATTGGGTTTAAGAGACGATGAAATCAAGCAACAGATTATCAAGGAGGACTATTCGTGTTATTTGCGAGTAAACGAGGCTAGTTCCGGTGCAGACCTTCTCAAAGATATTCAATCTCCTAATGTCTGGAAGCAGTGCTGCAAAGTTATTGAGTGCTATCGGAAACCAGAAATTTTACAGGTTATTTATGAGagatttttcttgttagaAGAACAGTACCAAAGACTAAGGCTAGCTTTATCTTTCTTTAGAAttgatttgaatatatCTCTACATGACTTTTTCAAGCTACTAATTGAAACTCTGGTTGATTGTAAAGAAGGTACCGTAGAATACTTCGAAAAAGTGCAAAGTATGATCAGTGAAAAACAATGCTACAAAATGCGGGTTCTTGTTTCTAAGGTAGGGAGTATTCGAATGGAGGCAGTGCCATTACCTATGACGCCTATATTTGAACTGACCAAAAGCTGTGACAACGCTTCCAACTATTTTATTGAAGCAATGCTAAACGGATTTTTGGATCGTGGCTCAATAAATTGGGACGTCGTTATTGCATCTGAACCAATAGATAAGTCCGTTTTCACCAGTTTTAAAACAACATCAAGGGGTCATTACACTAGTGCAAGAACTCACATGCAAACCGCCATTAATAAGGTGAAAGGGACGGAACCATCTTCCCCTGTCTCTCAATGTGAGATTTTACTTTCTAACAAATCTGGACAATTGATGGAAGGTTCGATAACGAACGTGGCAATAATTCGTAGAGACTTTAACGGTAACAAGAAATATGTGACACCAAAATTGACAAGTGGGTGTCTATGTGGTACAATGCGTCATTATTTATTAAGGCTCGGTCTTatcgaagaagacgatATAGAGATAGAAAAGTTGGCTGTTGGTGACGAGGTGCTACTCTTCAACGGTGTTATGGGATGTATAAGGGGAACAATTAGAATAAAAACTTAAGAATACAAACAGATGTATAAAGATtatctaatttttttttttataatagTTTACAAATTCTAATTTTGCATACCCAAGTATACAAGAGTAGATATAGACAACACGCATAGAAAGCAATAAACTAAAACCGCAGTTTATACAATTATTTAAATGACATAGAAtgggagaaaaaaagaggaaaatgtAGCGGTAAGAGTAAAAATGGACGTTTCACTTATGTGTTGGTTCTGTGTACACCCAACagtctttaaaaaatatagtttttcatttaattTACTTGTGAGCCTTACGTCTTTTGGTCGTTGGAGTTTTTCCACTGGCACCAATAGTAATGTTAACTTTTGGAGGAACTGGGAAACCATACGACTTTGCTACTTTAGCCAAATCCAACTTATCGATTTGATAAACAGTTTTCAGAGAATGTGAAGCGTATGCTTGTAAATACGATCTATAACCATCTTTAGCTGTTTGATGTAGATAATAATTGGATTTaattaatttttctaattgCGATTGAACGTTGGCAATTTTATTTGTGGGGAATTCGTACTCATTCAATGGGACCTTGGAAGCCTTTAGATATCTCAAGAACCCTAACTCATTAGGAGTCAAGAACATTAAAGATTTACCCTTACCCTTGGTGCCTCTTGCGGTTCTTCCTACTCTATGAATATAATCTCTTGGATCATCAGGAGGATCAAATTGGACGATCCAATCCACAGCAGGGATATCTAGACCTCTGGCTGCAACATCTGTACAGATTAAGATACCTCTTTCTGCATTACAGAATTCGAAGAATGTGTTTGTTCTCTTCTGTTGCTTTTGCTTACCATGTAGTTCAAGAACAGGCAAATCGATATAGTTTAATAATTCAGCGTAGTACTTCACAGAGTTACACGATgataagaaaacaataattttctttttttggtttcgtTTCAAAAAGGAGAATAATAGCAAAAATCTATTGTCACTGTCACACACTACGTAGCCTTGTTCCAATCCATCTGCGGTGGAGTTGTCTGTTTCAGGAACAACGTTGATGAAAAGAGGGCCTGGTCTCAAGGAGATTCTAGCCAAATCCTCCACTTTGGTTGTTTGTGTGGCAGAGAATAGCATAGATTGTCTGTCTTCGTTTGGTAGGATCTTAATGATCTGTCTCATTTCATCTTCGAACCCGATTTCTAGGATTCTGTCAGCTTCATCGATAATCAAAGCTTTCAAATTCTTAAACACGAAACCCTTTGTATTTTGTAAATGATCCAACAGTCTGCCAGGTGTAGCAATCAACATGTTAACACCcttcatcaatttttcgGCTTCCTGTCTTCTATTAGCACCACCGATGACAATACCGAACGTTTGAGAATGGAACTCCATCAACTCTCTTGCCACACCGAAAATTTGCAAAGCCAACTCTCTTGTAGGGGTAATGACAATAATACCGGTACCGTTTCTTGGTTTGAACTTCAAAGAATGTAATAGTTCAATGGCGGGGATAAGAAAGGCCAGTGTCTTACCGGAACCTGTCTTAGCAGCCCCAAGAACATCTCTACCAGCCAAAAGAGGTGGGATGGTTCTGGATTGAACAGAGGTCATAGTGGTGAACcccattttttcaatggctTTCAAAGTTGGCTCGGATAGATTCAGTTCTGCGAAAGTTTCCACATAAGTTGTCTGGTCTGCTTCACTTGTGgcttcatttttctttatgcTTTCAATCTCATCTACTACAGGTTCTTCTGGAGATTCGGAATCTCTAGAACGCTTCTTGGAAGGGGTAACCATACTTCTCCTATTGATCTCGCTCGTTCTTTTGTTTGCTCACTATTGCACTATCTAGGAAATGTATACTAAAGAGTTGTATATACACTATAacatctcatctcatcgcaAAAGCCcaatagtgaaaaaaaaaaaaaaaaagaaaagcgaaaagaaaaattttcagtgCGGGTACCGCAAAAGTCATTGGGCCGGGTAAGCCTTAAATTACCACTCACATGCCTCATAATACATAATAAGAAAACCACTTCTTGAAATGCTGACATGACCTTTGTCAAAAATAGGAGCAAAGATACGTCATTGCAGCGAAGAACCGTACTTAACGGCTAGATGCAATATCTTACTAGTCATGCGGAATACCGAGTTGTCAAAGACCCCGCGTCAGCTAACATCCTTGCATGCCTCAAACGTAAACCATCGTCTTGCCGAAGCACGCCGTTGATGCTTTTGACTACATCCACATAAGTTCATCTCTTTTAGCCGCCGACGTGGCCCTCGCCTTCGCCGTTACAGGCGCTTTATTACCCCCCCCACCCCACGCTATGGCTCAAATTCCGATTTATTTGGTTTTTCCATTTTGGCGCCCCGGAAAAACCTCCACGTGTCAGGTTGTTCCGCGGGTTTCACAGGTGGGGTGGCACGAGGACCCCTGAAACGAATATTATCacgaaaagagagaaaatttttggcTATTTTCGCTCTCTGACAATAGGGTGTAGAATTCCAGaacagaaaaaggaaaagagagCGGGGTATATCACGTAGTGAGGATATGAAAATACATCGAAGGGGTATGGCTTTCCCCGGTTCGTtgcttcttcctctttagTTTGACATTCCATTTAGTTATTTAcatatttattcatttttcatttatttacTTCTTACAATTTCCCAtccatttctttctcttgaagcagttgtcatttttttcattgcaTAAATTGTAGTAAGCATTCTAATAGCtgcaaaacaaacaaaagaactCAAGATATGACTACCAGCGCTTCTGCCTCCCAGTTACAAAAGCGTCTgccagaagaaaaaccttGGCCCCAACTAAGCGGCTGCAACGAAGATGCTCAAGCCTTCAAATGCAAATACGTCACCAACCATAACTCCTTGGGTGATGGGAATTTCAGTGTCGTCAAGGAGTGTATGAACGTTCAAACAAAGGATTTGTATGCGATGAAACTGATTAAGAAGCAAACCGTTAGAAACAAAATCCAGCTTATCCAAAGGGAATTTGACCTGTTAAGG contains these protein-coding regions:
- the ABZ2 gene encoding aminodeoxychorismate lyase ABZ2 — its product is MGKEKTVSESVLSMIDPEYYLKNKNVEDITVVSDFEVLATFRYDPGFTRCLSSKNNIFECPAVELGLRDDEIKQQIIKEDYSCYLRVNEASSGADLLKDIQSPNVWKQCCKVIECYRKPEILQVIYERFFLLEEQYQRLRLALSFFRIDLNISLHDFFKLLIETLVDCKEGTVEYFEKVQSMISEKQCYKMRVLVSKVGSIRMEAVPLPMTPIFELTKSCDNASNYFIEAMLNGFLDRGSINWDVVIASEPIDKSVFTSFKTTSRGHYTSARTHMQTAINKVKGTEPSSPVSQCEILLSNKSGQLMEGSITNVAIIRRDFNGNKKYVTPKLTSGCLCGTMRHYLLRLGLIEEDDIEIEKLAVGDEVLLFNGVMGCIRGTIRIKT
- the HAS1 gene encoding ATP-dependent RNA helicase HAS1 → MVTPSKKRSRDSESPEEPVVDEIESIKKNEATSEADQTTYVETFAELNLSEPTLKAIEKMGFTTMTSVQSRTIPPLLAGRDVLGAAKTGSGKTLAFLIPAIELLHSLKFKPRNGTGIIVITPTRELALQIFGVARELMEFHSQTFGIVIGGANRRQEAEKLMKGVNMLIATPGRLLDHLQNTKGFVFKNLKALIIDEADRILEIGFEDEMRQIIKILPNEDRQSMLFSATQTTKVEDLARISLRPGPLFINVVPETDNSTADGLEQGYVVCDSDNRFLLLFSFLKRNQKKKIIVFLSSCNSVKYYAELLNYIDLPVLELHGKQKQQKRTNTFFEFCNAERGILICTDVAARGLDIPAVDWIVQFDPPDDPRDYIHRVGRTARGTKGKGKSLMFLTPNELGFLRYLKASKVPLNEYEFPTNKIANVQSQLEKLIKSNYYLHQTAKDGYRSYLQAYASHSLKTVYQIDKLDLAKVAKSYGFPVPPKVNITIGASGKTPTTKRRKAHK